TTGCCGCAGTACCTATCTTATGCGCACACGCGCTTCGAGTACCTGCGCGCGCCCATAAAAGGACAACCTCATCATGGCGCAACTTTGGCCCGGTCTGGGCGGCCCTTCCATCAATTACATTTCTGAAGCGCCCAGCGAAAGCTGGCAGCAAACATGGCCGCGCAGCCTTGTGCTGCTGGGTTCCACCGGCTCCATCGGGCGCAGCACGCTGGCCGTTGCTGCGGCGCACCCGCAACTTTTCCGCATGGTGGGTTTTGCATGTGCGCGCAATGTGCAGCGCCTGGCAGAGCAGGCCCTTGAATGGCGGCCACAGCACCTTGCCGTGCTGGATGAGGAATCCGCAGTAAAGCTGCGCGCCCTGCTGCCAGCAGATTACCGGCCCCACATCCTTGTGGGCCGCGAAGGCTACGCGGAACTGGCCTCGCTGCCAGAAGCCTCTACCGTGCTGTCTGCGCAGGTCGGCGCGGCGGGCCTTGCCGGAACACTTGCCGCGGCTCTCGCCGGCAAGGTGATCTGTCTTGCCAACAAGGAATCGCTGGTGCTGGCGGGCGACCTTGTGCGCCGCGTATGCGCCCGCACAGGCGCCGTGGTGCTGCCAGTTGATTCCGAGCACAACGCCATTTTCCAGTGCCTCGCTGGTCGCGGGCAGGAAGTGGAAAGGCTCATTCTTACGGCCTCCGGCGGGCCATTCCGCGGCTGGAGCCGCGAGGCCCTGAACGGCGTCACCATCGAGCAGGCCCTCAACCACCCCAACTGGAGCATGGGCGCCAAGATCACCATTGACTCGGCCACGCTCATGAACAAGGGGCTAGAGGTTATCGAGGCTTTTCACCTCTACGGCTTGCCTGTCGAGCGCATCAAGGTTCTGGTGCACCCGCAGTCTGTGGTGCATTCGCTTGTGGAATTTCATGACGGCAGCCAGCTTGCACAGCTGGGTACGCCCGACATGCGCATGGCCATTGCCGCCTGCCTGCTCTGGCCCCG
The window above is part of the Desulfovibrio sp. genome. Proteins encoded here:
- the dxr gene encoding 1-deoxy-D-xylulose-5-phosphate reductoisomerase is translated as MAQLWPGLGGPSINYISEAPSESWQQTWPRSLVLLGSTGSIGRSTLAVAAAHPQLFRMVGFACARNVQRLAEQALEWRPQHLAVLDEESAVKLRALLPADYRPHILVGREGYAELASLPEASTVLSAQVGAAGLAGTLAAALAGKVICLANKESLVLAGDLVRRVCARTGAVVLPVDSEHNAIFQCLAGRGQEVERLILTASGGPFRGWSREALNGVTIEQALNHPNWSMGAKITIDSATLMNKGLEVIEAFHLYGLPVERIKVLVHPQSVVHSLVEFHDGSQLAQLGTPDMRMAIAACLLWPRCVPVNVPPLDLTAKPLTFHEPDESAFPCLGLAKQVLENRGGRCVVLNAANEAAVDLFLNGRCAFMDIPRLIEAALEAHGASNPGNQPFCTPLDGPAQPANADAALKLEAHTLADRMQSLDRQSRELVYTLARDGGSLC